Within the Osmerus mordax isolate fOsmMor3 chromosome 6, fOsmMor3.pri, whole genome shotgun sequence genome, the region ATACACTGAATGACAAGAGTGCGTTTTAGATTTAGAATTCAGACTTgacttttataaaaaaaatatttaaacctTTACTCTGCATTCCGTCCAGGCCAAGGTGTTTCCAGTGGTCAACATGCCTGTGCCAAAGTCCCACATATTCAAAGTGCCTAGCAGCGTGGAGGGCATCAACCATGAGCTGGAGAATGTTTTTATCAGAGAGGACTGGAAGCAGGGaatacaggtacacactcacagcaAATCGAATTGctgagaggcaaagagagctATAAATTGTGTGATGCGGGGTAGTGAACCCAGTGAACCTGAAAATCTATCTATAGCTCACAACACCAGAGCAAACTGCAGTTGTGTGTATCAAGCATGGCCATCGGCAGTTATAGTTGAGTTCTTCCGTAGTTCAAAAGTGCATACGAGGATAGTATGAAGAACAAGAcactactgtaagtcgctctggataagagcgtctgctaaatgactaaatgtactgtaccTGTGCATTGTCTGTATTATGTTACTGTCACTCCTTCCAAGATCCTTTCTCACCCTTTCTCCTTTTGGAACCTCTGACCTGTCAGGCTATGGATGTGTTGGACGGACGCCGGGCACCTTTTCCATCCCATCCTCGTGGGGACGTGCGGGACACGGACACCCAGGCCCCCTCCAGTGggggctccagcccctttccTCAGCGCTGCACCCCGGaccctctccatttctctgaTAGCAGCCCCTGCTCTGCAGAAGAGCCTGACAAAGGTGACATTTTTGTACACAGATTCATGGAGTTTATGACGATCGTAATGTTTTTATAGTTCATGCTTTTTCTGCATAGTGCTTTGAGGTTGGCCGTGTCATTAAGATACAGTTCACAATTGATTCATACTTGACCTGTCATCAGATTAGCATTAGCTGTAGCATTGTTGGATTCCTGTGCATGTTGTTGTCAAACAGAAATACTTTTTTAAGTCTGCAATCTTTTTTAAATTAGTTGTATTTCCTGTTTATTCCAGTCGGGTTCCCAGTGAATAGACACAGCTCAtagacacatacagtactgtagatccatctcatttcagcttgaaaaagTGAACGGCCAATAGGATACCAAGAGAAGTTGCTTGAGGCAGATGGGTCACAAACTTCAGGAAGTCAATACATGCAAATGCAAAAGATGTTTTCCCCAAGCATGACTGCTTTATTGTTTATTCATTCTGGTGTgataaatgtattactgttttcACTGTACTGTACCAGTGAAATTGAAGgttatgtatgtacagtaccagtacaagtttggacacaccttcccattcaattgaatgggacaatgtgtccaaacctttgactggtactgtatgtatatatatatatatatatatgctatgtttgtttatatatatatatatatataaacaaacaTAGCATTTGTAAAGCAGATCCCTAGATGTCATGCAAATGTGCTTGGTTTGTAAATGGAAGTTAAACATTCTATTTTCAGATAGTGGATGCAGTTCACCACTTCTCAAGTTTGCCACCTCCCCTAAACCTAACAACAGTTACATGTTCAAACGGGAGCCTCCGGAGGGCTGCGAGAGAGTCAAAGTTTTTGACGAGATGGTGTAAGTCTTCTCTGTTCTTACGGCCTTTCCTCGCAGTTGCAAGGTTCGATGTATAGAACTGCTTAACCTTCTAGAGAGCATCATGCTTGTGGTTACATATCAGCGTGTAGCAAAAGTCAGTATCGTAATTGTTACGATTGTAATTTCTTAACTTATTTTTTCTTATTGTCCTTCCATGCAGGTCCTGCAAGTCAAAAggctttcccctcttctcttgtcctgacaaaaacaaagtgaacttCATCCCCAGGGGCTCAGCCTTCTGCCCGGTCaaactcctctgctcctccttcttctcctcctcctccacaccaggTGGCAGTGACAGCGCCGTGCCCAAGGTGACCAGCACCGCCCTGCCTCCTCAGCTCTCTTCAGCCCACTCAGTTCTCTCCTCTATAACCTCTGACACAGGCATCAATACGGACAACAGCACCGACAGTCCTGATACAGACCCTAGCTCTACTAATACCACCACAATCACAGATATTATCAAAAGCCATGATGGCTCGTCACACTTCCTTCTCACCAGCTAGTTTTCAGGTGTGGCCAAGCATCATAGCATAGCTTTTACCTTGTTTTcctgacaaaaaaaaagtatttcctGGTTCAATTATAACTCTTTCATTTGCCTTGTAACAGCTAGAAAACTGTTTTCTCCATCACTAATTTAGCCTTCTATTCTAGCATTCACTATTCTTAGAAAATTTGAGATCTGACTGTTATAAATGTATTGTGAGTTCTATCAAAATAAAGAAAATCCAAAAATGTTATAAAAGGAAATAAAGATGGTGTAAACGGGAACACATATTCATAGAATTGTTATCTATTCAGATTATTTAGCTGTCCAGTAATACAAAATACTATTTATAATTTGGGTAAGCTTCTTAAGAATATCATATATGTTTATATTGCAAAACTCTATGGGGAAGTACTTAATTTCCAGCAAAACTTTCCACATTTCCCCATTTGTTTAATCAAATAATTGCGTTGTGCTAGTGTAATGGGAAAAAGTTAGCAATTTCTCACACCAGATAAGTCTTATTTAAGGTCTAAAAAGATAGATGTGGAAATAACCAAACAGCCAGTTACAAAGCAGTGTCCCTACATAGTCTTACCCCTAGTGCCACCTTTCTTTTTGCATGTAGATGTTTTCATCCCTCTGCCTTACTCATGATTTGAGTTATCCCAACACCGTATAGAAATT harbors:
- the LOC136944289 gene encoding glucocorticoid-induced transcript 1 protein isoform X1; translation: MSTPTNSLQQQSRVRRSNEGSSSAPNSCRLHPIRAIVPYQLLRGGQISPTHSQSVCVRSNNGPVNIRSSSPPSPTPNPGINGTGEPKLTTRQRLSPDNRGSCSPDRGPHSPVCRVERSKLQVRSSIWRASSLDAITGPYLTGQWPRDSHEPYPSCMKDKATQTPGCWIEEGGELGNPHQRSASWGSADHLKEQIVKLRLQLQRTKQFSRQGKEKEQSSLQPQGQQHSATCQSQAKVFPVVNMPVPKSHIFKVPSSVEGINHELENVFIREDWKQGIQAMDVLDGRRAPFPSHPRGDVRDTDTQAPSSGGSSPFPQRCTPDPLHFSDSSPCSAEEPDKDSGCSSPLLKFATSPKPNNSYMFKREPPEGCERVKVFDEMVSCKSKGFPLFSCPDKNKVNFIPRGSAFCPVKLLCSSFFSSSSTPGGSDSAVPKVTSTALPPQLSSAHSVLSSITSDTGINTDNSTDSPDTDPSSTNTTTITDIIKSHDGSSHFLLTS
- the LOC136944289 gene encoding glucocorticoid-induced transcript 1 protein isoform X2, which produces MSTPTNSLQQQSRVRRSNEGSSSAPNSCRLHPIRAIVPYQLLRGGQISPTHSQSVCVRSNNGPVNIRSSSPPSPTPNPGINGTGEPKLTTRQRLSPDNRGSCSPDRGPHSPVCRVERSKLQVRSSIWRASSLDAITGPYLTGQWPRDSHEPYPSCMKDKATQTPGCWIEEGGELGNPHQRSASWGSADHLKEIVKLRLQLQRTKQFSRQGKEKEQSSLQPQGQQHSATCQSQAKVFPVVNMPVPKSHIFKVPSSVEGINHELENVFIREDWKQGIQAMDVLDGRRAPFPSHPRGDVRDTDTQAPSSGGSSPFPQRCTPDPLHFSDSSPCSAEEPDKDSGCSSPLLKFATSPKPNNSYMFKREPPEGCERVKVFDEMVSCKSKGFPLFSCPDKNKVNFIPRGSAFCPVKLLCSSFFSSSSTPGGSDSAVPKVTSTALPPQLSSAHSVLSSITSDTGINTDNSTDSPDTDPSSTNTTTITDIIKSHDGSSHFLLTS